A single region of the Paramicrobacterium fandaimingii genome encodes:
- a CDS encoding glycerol-3-phosphate dehydrogenase/oxidase, translating to MASENSGTVSTRDSVRAIADRPHASVLIIGGGINGISTFRDLALQGVDVTIVERDDWCSGASAASSHMIHGGVRYLENGEFRLVRESVQERNSLVKIAPHYVKPLETTVPIFSTFSGILAAPLRFLTHKQGKPTERGAFLIKIGLMMYDSFSRDGGAVPRHSFRGRTASLKQHPAFNKDLKYTATYFDASVHDPERLALDVLRDGIATGPHARAANYVEAVGFDDGGVTLRDNASGETFTMTADVIVNASGPWTDLTNEALGNRTSYMGGTKGSHIVLDNPELLEATGGNEIFFEHEDGRIVLIYPLKGRVMVGTTDIEADPSQPAVCTDEEVDYFFDLVKHVFPDVNVERSQIVYRFSGIRPLPGHGDTQPGFVSRDYRIVPTDLDGTPMLSLVGGKLTTFRALGEQLGDEVLGHVAAERSVSTAGMPIGGGKGYPTTDAARTTWLAAHSDSLSRHRADVLLERYGTRAESVIDELEATGDSPLVHAPDYSREEIEYLVRTEQVVHLIDVLKRRTSLAFTGTVSDELLDEINPIVAAELHWSDAEAAAERAEAARVLRDAHGVVLSGRRETPTPA from the coding sequence ATGGCGAGCGAGAATTCCGGCACCGTCAGCACGCGAGATTCAGTGCGTGCGATCGCGGATCGTCCCCATGCGAGTGTGCTCATCATCGGTGGGGGCATCAACGGCATCTCCACATTCCGAGACCTCGCGCTGCAGGGCGTTGATGTCACGATCGTCGAGCGCGACGACTGGTGCTCCGGAGCATCCGCGGCGTCATCTCACATGATCCACGGCGGTGTTCGCTACCTCGAGAACGGCGAATTCCGCCTCGTGCGTGAGTCGGTTCAGGAGCGCAACAGCCTTGTGAAGATCGCCCCCCACTACGTGAAACCACTCGAAACAACGGTGCCGATCTTCTCGACGTTCTCGGGGATTCTGGCGGCGCCGCTTCGATTCCTGACGCACAAGCAGGGAAAGCCGACCGAGCGAGGTGCCTTCCTGATAAAGATCGGCCTGATGATGTACGACTCGTTCTCCCGTGACGGGGGAGCGGTGCCCCGGCACTCGTTCCGCGGTCGCACAGCGTCGCTGAAACAGCATCCGGCTTTCAATAAGGATCTCAAATACACAGCGACCTACTTCGACGCCTCTGTTCACGACCCCGAGCGGCTCGCTCTCGATGTGCTGCGCGACGGCATCGCGACAGGCCCACATGCCCGGGCGGCCAACTACGTCGAAGCCGTCGGATTCGACGACGGCGGCGTGACGCTTCGGGACAACGCATCGGGCGAGACGTTCACGATGACGGCAGACGTGATCGTGAATGCCAGCGGCCCCTGGACCGACCTCACGAACGAGGCACTCGGAAACCGCACGTCGTATATGGGCGGAACCAAAGGCTCGCACATTGTTCTTGACAACCCGGAGCTGCTCGAGGCGACGGGCGGAAACGAGATCTTCTTCGAGCATGAAGACGGCCGCATCGTGCTCATCTACCCGCTCAAGGGCCGCGTGATGGTCGGCACAACAGACATCGAGGCAGACCCCTCACAGCCCGCTGTGTGCACGGACGAGGAAGTCGACTACTTCTTCGACCTCGTGAAGCACGTGTTCCCCGATGTGAACGTTGAGCGCTCGCAGATCGTCTACCGCTTCTCGGGCATCCGGCCGCTGCCAGGGCACGGTGACACACAGCCTGGGTTTGTGTCGCGTGACTACCGCATCGTTCCGACGGATCTTGACGGAACGCCGATGCTGAGCCTCGTCGGAGGCAAGCTGACGACATTCAGGGCGCTCGGCGAGCAGCTCGGCGACGAAGTTCTGGGGCACGTCGCAGCAGAGCGCAGCGTTTCGACGGCGGGCATGCCGATCGGCGGAGGTAAGGGTTACCCGACAACGGATGCCGCGCGCACGACGTGGCTTGCCGCGCACAGCGACTCCCTCTCACGTCACCGCGCCGACGTGCTGCTCGAGCGCTATGGCACGCGCGCGGAATCCGTCATCGACGAACTTGAGGCGACGGGCGACTCACCACTCGTGCACGCCCCCGACTACTCGCGTGAAGAGATCGAGTATCTCGTGCGCACGGAACAGGTCGTTCACCTCATCGATGTGCTCAAGCGTCGCACCAGTCTCGCCTTCACCGGTACGGTGAGCGACGAGCTGCTCGATGAGATCAATCCGATCGTCGCCGCGGAGCTCCATTGGAGTGACGCGGAGGCGGCCGCAGAACGGGCAGAGGCAGCCCGCGTACTGCGCGATGCCCACGGCGTCGTGCTCTCTGGACGAAGGGAGACCCCGACTCCCGCATAA